In a single window of the Amycolatopsis sp. cg5 genome:
- a CDS encoding BTAD domain-containing putative transcriptional regulator: MEFKVLGALEIVDEAEVVELSGVKQRAVLGYLLLHANKVVPMSHVVKALWGGDVPPSARKMVQNAVSALRRMLATASTDAPVLLTHAPGYLLRLDPESLDLHRFQRLVEKARTDLAAGSAKQAATALRAALALWRGPALSDLVETGLNWSELSALEIAKLGAVEDCFEAELACGRHHEVLAELGEFVVREPRRERLCGQLMVALYRAGRQAEALDVYQRTQALLVDDLGIEPGRELRALQSMIVNQDLSLTVGPRQPVVAAAPDVSLERKQVSVLLVHVSTPADADPEDVDEALPEIATLVSDEVRRFGGVGGGAIGSMFLALFGVPRTHDNDAERAVRAALAIRDRLDGSEVRIAVSTGGALTRFQRGDLAAAPVVTGAVLDSALLLLGAAGSIVASEATRRAADGRIVFDGELAVAPAETREPGAGPLIGRVHELQLLRSLLGQVRDLRRPHLLTVIGRPGIGKSRLVAEFGRQVCANREAVACLSGFTSPFTADSPYLPLAAMIGEPGADFAAWCRHVESAAVDGPVVVVLEDLHWADDVLLAAVETLTDRLPSVPLLVIATARPELLRRRPAWGGGRRHTTMTTLDPLSEHATAEILLDLASREGADRAGLPELCDALAGRAGGIPLFAAEYAKLLAGDVRGEFPVPAGVHSVLASQLDMVSPAEKTVLLDASVVPEPFSAETVASVGRRDEAEVADALTQVERLGFLRRSGGGYVFEHPLAREVASAQLPRSERADKLQRAFGGS; the protein is encoded by the coding sequence GTGGAATTCAAGGTTCTCGGCGCGCTGGAGATCGTCGATGAGGCCGAGGTCGTGGAACTCAGCGGGGTGAAGCAGCGCGCCGTGCTCGGCTATCTGCTGTTGCACGCCAACAAAGTGGTGCCGATGAGCCACGTGGTCAAGGCGCTGTGGGGCGGCGACGTGCCGCCGTCGGCACGCAAGATGGTGCAGAACGCGGTCTCGGCGCTGCGCCGGATGCTCGCGACGGCGTCGACCGACGCGCCGGTGCTGCTCACCCACGCGCCGGGCTACCTGCTGCGCCTGGACCCGGAGTCCCTTGACCTGCACCGATTCCAGCGCCTCGTCGAAAAGGCGCGGACGGACCTGGCGGCGGGTTCGGCGAAGCAGGCGGCCACCGCGTTGCGCGCGGCGCTGGCGCTGTGGCGTGGCCCGGCGCTCTCGGATCTGGTCGAAACCGGGCTGAACTGGTCGGAACTCAGCGCGCTGGAGATCGCCAAACTGGGCGCTGTCGAAGACTGCTTCGAGGCGGAACTGGCCTGCGGCAGGCATCACGAGGTGCTGGCCGAACTCGGCGAGTTCGTCGTGCGCGAGCCGCGCCGCGAACGGCTGTGCGGGCAGCTGATGGTGGCGCTCTACCGGGCGGGCCGCCAGGCCGAGGCGCTCGACGTCTATCAGCGGACGCAGGCGCTGCTGGTCGACGACCTGGGCATCGAACCCGGCCGCGAGCTGCGCGCGCTGCAGAGCATGATCGTCAACCAGGACCTGTCGCTCACGGTCGGCCCGCGGCAGCCGGTGGTCGCGGCGGCGCCGGACGTCAGCCTCGAACGCAAGCAGGTCAGCGTGCTGCTGGTGCATGTCAGCACGCCCGCCGACGCGGACCCCGAGGACGTCGACGAGGCGCTGCCCGAGATCGCCACGCTGGTGAGCGACGAGGTTCGCCGGTTCGGCGGTGTCGGCGGCGGCGCCATCGGCTCGATGTTCCTCGCGCTGTTCGGCGTTCCCCGCACCCACGACAACGACGCCGAGCGCGCGGTGCGTGCCGCGCTGGCCATCCGCGACCGGCTCGACGGCTCCGAAGTCAGGATCGCGGTGTCCACCGGCGGCGCGCTGACCCGGTTCCAGCGCGGCGACCTGGCGGCGGCGCCGGTCGTGACCGGCGCCGTGCTGGACTCGGCTTTGCTGCTGCTGGGCGCCGCCGGCTCGATCGTCGCGTCCGAAGCCACCCGCCGCGCGGCCGACGGGCGGATCGTCTTCGACGGCGAGCTGGCCGTCGCGCCCGCCGAAACCCGCGAGCCCGGCGCCGGGCCGCTGATCGGCCGCGTCCACGAGCTGCAGCTGCTGCGCAGCCTGCTCGGCCAGGTCCGTGACCTGCGGCGGCCGCATCTGCTCACGGTCATCGGCCGTCCCGGCATCGGCAAGAGCAGGCTCGTCGCCGAATTCGGCCGCCAGGTCTGCGCGAACCGCGAAGCCGTCGCCTGCCTGTCGGGTTTCACCTCGCCGTTCACGGCCGATTCCCCGTATCTGCCGCTCGCGGCCATGATCGGCGAGCCGGGCGCGGACTTCGCGGCCTGGTGCCGCCACGTCGAGTCGGCCGCGGTGGACGGCCCGGTCGTGGTGGTGCTGGAAGACCTGCACTGGGCCGACGACGTGCTGCTCGCGGCCGTCGAAACCCTCACCGACCGGCTGCCGTCGGTGCCGCTGCTCGTCATCGCGACCGCGCGCCCCGAGCTGCTGCGGCGCCGTCCGGCCTGGGGCGGCGGCCGTCGCCACACGACCATGACCACGCTCGATCCGCTCAGCGAGCACGCGACGGCGGAGATCCTGCTCGACCTGGCGTCCCGCGAGGGAGCGGACCGTGCCGGTCTGCCCGAGCTGTGCGACGCGTTGGCGGGCCGCGCGGGCGGCATCCCGCTGTTCGCGGCCGAGTACGCGAAACTGCTGGCAGGCGACGTGCGCGGGGAATTCCCGGTGCCCGCAGGCGTGCACAGCGTGCTCGCGTCGCAGCTGGACATGGTGTCGCCGGCCGAGAAAACGGTGCTGCTGGACGCTTCCGTGGTCCCGGAGCCGTTCTCGGCCGAGACCGTCGCGTCCGTCGGGCGACGCGACGAGGCCGAAGTCGCGGACGCGCTGACGCAGGTCGAACGGCTGGGTTTCCTGCGCCGCTCTGGCGGCGGGTACGTGTTCGAGCACCCGCTCGCGCGCGAGGTCGCGTCCGCCCAGCTGCCACGCTCGGAACGCGCCGACAAGCTGCAACGCGCGTTCGGGGGGTCGTGA
- a CDS encoding DDE-type integrase/transposase/recombinase: MSGTGFSMDPEFVAAVARKAHGEKINVARFCDEHDVSRGTFYHYVERFRAEGADGFTPRSTAPHHHPNALPGTVGEAVLRARKELADQGLDNGALSILWRLEDAGFVPLPSQSSIYRILLDRGQITREPRKRPPRGRRRFEFDAPNACWQIDGLDVCLDDGTKVCIIQILDDHSRLDVGSHAAASENTADTLTALELAFARYGHPARLLSDNGTAFSGKCRGYLAETERALATHGIQTIASTPRHPQTCGKNERVHSTLRRWLSARPTPTTLPELQALLEKYRHIYNNRRHQGIGGHTPQQRYDATTKAQPDTSRRAPAGRVTRPVASNGVLQLHGCHIPIGRAHAHTTATVFWQGDRVTILIGDTIARELTLNRQVRYQRH; the protein is encoded by the coding sequence ATGAGCGGAACTGGGTTTTCGATGGATCCTGAGTTCGTTGCCGCTGTCGCGCGCAAGGCGCACGGCGAGAAGATCAACGTGGCCCGGTTCTGTGACGAGCATGACGTCTCCCGCGGCACGTTCTACCACTACGTAGAGCGGTTCCGGGCCGAAGGTGCCGACGGGTTCACCCCGCGCAGCACCGCCCCGCACCACCACCCGAACGCCCTGCCCGGCACGGTCGGCGAGGCGGTGCTGCGCGCCCGCAAAGAGCTAGCCGATCAAGGCCTGGACAATGGCGCCCTGTCGATCCTCTGGCGGCTGGAAGACGCCGGGTTCGTCCCGTTGCCCTCACAGTCCTCGATCTACCGCATCCTGCTCGACCGGGGCCAGATCACACGCGAACCCCGCAAACGCCCACCTCGCGGCAGGCGCCGCTTCGAATTCGACGCACCCAACGCCTGCTGGCAGATCGACGGCCTCGACGTCTGCCTCGACGACGGCACCAAGGTCTGCATCATCCAGATCCTCGACGACCACTCCCGTCTCGACGTCGGCTCCCACGCCGCGGCCAGCGAGAACACCGCCGACACCCTCACCGCGCTCGAGCTGGCGTTCGCCCGCTACGGCCACCCCGCACGACTGCTCTCGGACAACGGAACCGCGTTCAGCGGCAAATGCCGCGGCTACCTCGCCGAAACCGAACGCGCCCTCGCCACCCACGGCATCCAGACCATCGCCTCCACCCCCAGGCACCCGCAAACCTGCGGCAAGAACGAACGCGTCCACAGCACCCTGCGCCGCTGGCTGAGCGCCCGGCCCACGCCCACAACCCTGCCCGAACTCCAAGCCCTGCTTGAAAAATACCGCCACATCTACAACAACCGCCGCCACCAAGGCATCGGCGGACACACCCCTCAGCAACGCTACGACGCCACCACAAAAGCCCAACCCGACACCAGCCGCCGCGCACCCGCAGGCCGCGTCACCCGACCCGTCGCCAGCAACGGAGTCCTCCAACTCCACGGCTGCCACATCCCCATCGGCCGCGCCCACGCCCACACCACCGCGACCGTGTTCTGGCAAGGCGACCGCGTCACCATCCTCATCGGCGACACGATCGCCCGCGAACTCACCCTCAACAGACAAGTACGCTACCAACGCCACTAA
- a CDS encoding trypsin-like serine protease, with the protein MRARSLVSAVSLVCVTAGAAPAFAVAHGSDVPPGQFGFAAKLTMTGIPRPTGTTYSSACSGSLVSAQWVLTSSHCFHDIKGNPVSGPSPYPTTVTVGRTDEADASAGATRQVVRVVQATGSPAALVQLDAPVTGVAPLTVRRTVPAVHEKLTLAGWGSTEKDAKASTKLQQGTVEVGTIGEKTLGVRGVAPSAMTSACRYDSGAPYFVGQELVSIESSGPDCPHDKLETTVRADVLADWIASQVAQG; encoded by the coding sequence CTGCGCGCCAGGTCGCTCGTTTCCGCTGTCTCACTCGTCTGCGTCACCGCGGGCGCGGCACCCGCGTTCGCGGTGGCGCACGGGTCCGATGTGCCACCGGGACAGTTCGGGTTCGCCGCGAAGCTGACCATGACCGGCATTCCGCGGCCCACCGGCACCACGTACTCCAGTGCCTGTTCCGGCTCGCTCGTGTCGGCGCAGTGGGTGTTGACGTCCAGCCACTGTTTCCATGACATCAAGGGAAATCCCGTCTCCGGCCCGTCACCGTATCCGACCACGGTGACGGTCGGCCGCACCGACGAGGCCGACGCTTCGGCGGGCGCGACCCGTCAGGTGGTCCGGGTCGTGCAGGCCACCGGGAGCCCGGCCGCGCTCGTCCAGCTCGACGCGCCGGTCACCGGTGTGGCGCCGCTGACCGTGCGCCGCACCGTGCCCGCCGTGCACGAGAAGCTGACGCTCGCGGGCTGGGGCAGCACGGAAAAGGACGCCAAGGCGTCGACGAAACTGCAGCAGGGCACCGTCGAGGTCGGCACGATCGGTGAGAAGACGCTCGGCGTGCGCGGGGTGGCGCCGTCGGCCATGACCAGTGCCTGCCGCTATGACTCGGGCGCGCCGTACTTCGTCGGGCAAGAGCTGGTGTCGATCGAAAGCAGCGGGCCGGACTGCCCGCACGACAAGCTCGAAACGACCGTGCGGGCGGACGTCCTGGCCGACTGGATCGCTTCGCAGGTCGCCCAGGGTTAA
- a CDS encoding DUF6597 domain-containing transcriptional factor — MTRDARGLGGAWTRFQRHEFPSPSPDLARFVARFWVVTWDYDEPYRQLVVPYPKVHLTFRDGDAVVNGVSSGHRIKVLEGRSRVFGVEFRPGGFRPFLGAPVSAIMDREIDAREVFGAVPSRIDVESVEEFLRERLPEADPRADEAADIVAFIAARPEIARVDLLAKQWGTSVRGLQRLFAEYVGIGPKWVIRRYRLHEVTERLAKGAEIDWASLAVELGYADQAHFARDFKEMFGEPPTRYAERY; from the coding sequence GTGACCAGGGATGCGCGAGGGCTGGGCGGTGCGTGGACGCGGTTCCAGCGCCATGAGTTCCCGAGCCCGTCGCCGGACCTCGCGCGGTTCGTGGCGAGGTTCTGGGTGGTGACCTGGGACTACGACGAGCCGTACCGGCAGCTGGTCGTGCCCTACCCCAAGGTGCACTTGACTTTCCGCGACGGCGACGCCGTGGTCAACGGCGTGAGCAGCGGCCACCGGATCAAGGTGCTCGAAGGCCGGAGCAGAGTGTTCGGCGTCGAGTTCCGGCCCGGCGGGTTCCGGCCGTTCCTCGGCGCGCCGGTGTCGGCGATCATGGATCGTGAGATCGACGCGCGCGAGGTTTTCGGTGCGGTGCCAAGCCGAATCGACGTCGAGTCCGTCGAAGAGTTCCTGCGTGAACGGCTGCCGGAGGCCGATCCCAGAGCCGACGAGGCCGCCGACATCGTCGCGTTCATCGCGGCGCGGCCGGAGATCGCCAGGGTCGACCTGCTCGCGAAGCAGTGGGGGACCAGCGTTCGCGGGTTGCAGCGGCTGTTCGCCGAGTACGTCGGGATCGGGCCGAAGTGGGTGATCAGGCGATACCGGCTGCACGAGGTCACCGAGCGGCTGGCGAAGGGGGCCGAGATCGACTGGGCCTCGCTCGCCGTCGAACTCGGGTACGCCGATCAGGCCCACTTCGCCCGCGACTTCAAGGAAATGTTCGGCGAACCGCCCACGCGGTACGCCGAGCGCTACTGA